GCCATTTTGTTACTATAATTGATTACGGTACTGGCAATCCTTATACCTCAACTACTCCGCTTATCTCTGGTGAGATTGGTGAAGACTTAGCTTATTATCTAACTGAAAGCGAACAAACACCATCAGCTGTTGGCTTAAATGTGCTATTAGATGAGAAAGATCAGGTTAAAGTTGCAGGAGGCTTTATGCTTCAAGTTCTTCCTGGAGCTAGTGATAACGAAATTGCTCGCTATGAAAAGAGGATTCAAGAAATGCCTTCTATTTCAAGCCTTTTAGATTCTGAAAATCATATTGATGCCTTATTAGCTGCTATCTATGGTGATGAGCCTTATAAAAAATTAGCAGAAGAGCCACTTTCGTTTTCATGTGATTGCTCACGTCAACGTTTTGAATCAGCACTCATAACCTTACCAAAACAAGATCTTATAGATATGAAAACTGAAGATCATGGTGCTGAAATCACTTGCCAATTCTGTGGCACAAAATATTATTTTAACGAAAACGATCTTGAAACTCTAATCAATAACAAGGTTTAAGTCATCACCTACCATTTAACAACAAACGAAATAGTGTTAAAGAACACTCAAATTACTTCATCCAAAAAAATCATTAAATTATTGTCATCCATTACTTTCATAGCTGGCATCATATGAGTAAAGAAGAACTGATTAAAGGGCTAAAACAATGGAGCAGTTTACATGTTCCTATTTTGGATGATGTTCAATAAATCTTTGCACAACTATGATAAAAAAAGGAGAAACATGTTGATTGTACTAGCCGGAACTATTGGAGCTGGAAAAAGCTCACTCGCTGCTGCTCTTGGAGAGCATTTAGGAACTGAAGTCTTTTATGAAGCAGTT
This Streptococcus urinalis 2285-97 DNA region includes the following protein-coding sequences:
- the hslO gene encoding Hsp33 family molecular chaperone HslO — translated: MDKLIKSISESGSFRAFVLDSTETVKIAQEKHHTLSSSTVALGRTLIANQILAANQKGDSKVTVKVIGDSSFGHIISVSDTKGHVKGYIQNTGVDIKKTATGEVLVGPFMGNGHFVTIIDYGTGNPYTSTTPLISGEIGEDLAYYLTESEQTPSAVGLNVLLDEKDQVKVAGGFMLQVLPGASDNEIARYEKRIQEMPSISSLLDSENHIDALLAAIYGDEPYKKLAEEPLSFSCDCSRQRFESALITLPKQDLIDMKTEDHGAEITCQFCGTKYYFNENDLETLINNKV